Proteins co-encoded in one Sebastes umbrosus isolate fSebUmb1 chromosome 20, fSebUmb1.pri, whole genome shotgun sequence genomic window:
- the hpdl gene encoding 4-hydroxyphenylpyruvate dioxygenase-like protein: MAASLSRLHHIALHVSNAEKISIDLVSKFKFSLFATRLTDSSRQLAFRKGASVFIVNERPNLSSVRPNGELLITDTRVPHVGKYNRYNPTECLYDVSANYPVDTVSNVCFEVEDVQRSFRALRDLGCNFLVPPTTVQDESGAVTYSVLKSVVGNVCHTLIDRTKYKGIFLPGFDVIEKDLPEEDMSSCPITHFDHITYVCHRKTTHQVMRWYEELFGFHRFFIESNEDVDEGFVVNQEGVGLRLTAMEYWKCSEKGITLPSVDKKQPDCKFVIAESLPQQGRNQVDTFLKEHGVPGIQHIGLYTKNIVSTAQAMADAGVQFFSPPQAYYTGVGKQQEIEEAGHNPQMLAQHGILLDTDLDRGSSSPTASNENKRHLLQVFTKPIFAEDTFFLELIERRGATGFGEGNIKALWRSVQAHMNQAGASQVEGPQKTAQTSVY, encoded by the exons ATGGCAGCTTCCTTGTCTCGGTTGCATCACATCGCTCTCCATGTCTCCAACGCGGAGAAGATCTCCATAGACCTCGTGTCTAAATTCAAGTTTAGCCTGTTCGCCACCAGACTGACCGACAGCTCCAGACAGCTGGCTTTCAGGAAAGGAGCGTCTGTTTTCATCGTGAACGAGAGACCAAACCTCAGCAGTGTGAGACCCAATGGAGAGCTGCTCATCACGGATACACGTGTTCCACATGTGGGGAAATACAACCGGTACAATCCTACTGAATGTCTGTACGATGTCAGCGCAAACTATCCGGTGGATACTGTGAGCAACGTGTGTTTTGAGGTGGAGGATGTGCAAAGGTCATTCAGAGCTCTTCGAGATCTGGGCTGCAATTTCCTGGTGCCTCCCACCACAGTGCAGGACGAGAGTGGAGCAGTCACCTACTCTGTGCTTAAATCTGTAGTGGGCAATGTGTGCCACACTCTAATAGACAGGACAAAATACAAGGGGATTTTCTTGCCTGGGTTTGATGTCATTGAAAAGGACTTGCCAGAAGAGGACATGTCTTCATGTCCCATCACACATTTCGATCACATAACTTATGTCTGTCACAGGAAAACAACCCACCAGGTCATGAGGTGGTATGAGGAGCTCTTTGGGTTTCACAGGTTTTTCATTGAAAG CAATGAAGATGTGGACGAAGGTTTCGTCGTGAACCAGGAGGGCGTTGGGCTGCGTCTCACCGCCATGGAGTACTGGAAATGCAGTGAAAAAGGCATCACTCTCCCCTCTGTGGACAAAAAACAGCCTGACTGCAAGTTTGTCATCGCAGAATCCCTGCCTCAGCAAG gCAGGAATCAGGTCGACACCTTCTTGAAGGAGCACGGGGTCCCGGGGATCCAGCACATTGGGCTGTACACGAAAAACATCGTTTCTACGGCACAGGCGATGGCTGACGCTGGGGTCCAGTTTTTCTCACCTCCTCAAGCCTACTACACCGGG GTGGGAAAACAGCAGGAGATAGAGGAAGCAGGACACAACCCCCAGATGCTGGCGCAGCACGGCATCCTCCTGGACACGGACCTGGACCGGGGTTCCTCGTCACCGACGGCatctaatgaaaacaaaag ACACCTCCTCCAGGTGTTCACCAAGCCCATCTTCGCAGAGGACACCTTCTTCCTAGAGCTGATAGAGCGAAGAGGGGCGACGGGTTTCGGCGAGGGGAACATCAAAGCGCTGTGGAGGTCGGTGCAGGCGCACATGAATCAGGCGGGGGCTTCTCAAGTTGAGGGACCCCAAAAAACTGCGCAGACTTCCGTGTATTAA